A window of Candidatus Nomurabacteria bacterium genomic DNA:
TGTCCGTTTCTCTTATACGCAAACCAAAACCTTCATTCCCCTTGAACCAGGATGCTTGTTCATCTGAACTCATGATCTTGTTTGGAATAAAGTAGTGATCGATCAAATGCGCGTGGAACGATACTTTTGCTCCTGTATCTACGAGCTTTTTCTCGATTCTCCGTCTTTGCTTTGGTGTGATGATGAATTTTCGCTCGATCTCTGTGATGACCTTACTTGTTGTCGTTATATCGACAAATCGATCCAGGTCTGAACTGCTGATCCTAATGTTTCTTCCGACTTTATGACTCTTTAGTTTACCCTCTTTAATATATTTTCGGACTGTTTGCCAATGAATGTTCAGATAATGAGCAGTTTCTTTTATTGTGAGTAGTTGTTCCATCTTTAATTATATCATTAGAATACAATAGAAACTAGACATAAATGATTGCAAGTGATACTGTGTAGCTGTCGCAAAAAGAGAAAACTTCAAATTGATCACGGTAGGTGGCTTAAGCAGATCCGTTTTCATAAGGTAATGTGGAATAGGTACTCAGTATTCCCAGCTTTTTTCCCTACAATAGGCGATCTGACATATCCTTGGATATTAAGGCCAAGACTTGTTATTTTTGTTATCACAATATCGATAACTTCTTGGATCTTATCGTCGTGTAGTTTTCC
This region includes:
- a CDS encoding excisionase family DNA-binding protein yields the protein MEQLLTIKETAHYLNIHWQTVRKYIKEGKLKSHKVGRNIRISSSDLDRFVDITTTSKVITEIERKFIITPKQRRRIEKKLVDTGAKVSFHAHLIDHYFIPNKIMSSDEQASWFKGNEGFGLRIRETDNDYSGNITTTMVAKKLTQASDHGIHEELELDAEDYVQMKRFFELIGMKENVVVDKDRVVYSYLDFKICIDEIKSAGIGVEIEYRGQKGESEAVEAIMEMGYSIGLSDKELSTKGISFLPFERAVY